The window GAGGTTTTTtggtaattaaaaataaacactttttttttatacaaatgcATTTTGCTGCACCAATACTGTGGGGGAGTTGGGGGGAAATGTAAATTGCTAAGTAGCCTCTAGAGCAAAATTAGTTTAACTTTTCGTGGGCCAACTGGTCTGTCATTCAGGTCATTAATAGCAGCCATAGCCTCATCATAGTTTACCATTGCAACAATGGCCTCCCCTAATGGTAATCCTTGGTCATTATACTGTATTGAAACTGATTCTGGTATTACTCCATAACCATGGAAAAAGTCCAAGATTTCATTGACATTTGCTTTAAATGGAAGATTCATTATTTTAATAGGAGTTACTCTACCTGAGCCACAATTGAAATTTGGATCAGACATAAATCTTCCCTCTGGAAAGCCTCCCATGTTATTGTTTCCAAAATCAAACCTGCCAAAAGGTTCACCTTCAGGGGGACCAAAATTCATGAAAGGACGAGGACCTCTGAAATCATCAGGTGGGCACATGAAATCATCAGGTGGTGGTCTAAAATTATCCGGTTGCCTGAAGTCATCTGGAGGATGTCTGTCTGGAGGGTGCCGGAAATCATCTGGAGGATGTCTGTCTGGAGGGTGCCGGAAATCATCTGGAGGGTGTCTGTCTGGAGGGTGCCGGAAATCATCAGAAGGATGCCGGAAATTGTCAGGTTGTTGACGAAAATCCTCTGGGGGATGGCGGAATTTTCCAGGAGGGCCAAATGAATGTACAGATGGTCCTTGTGTATCAACTGAATGGGAATGTTCATCTCTATCTCGTGTCTGTGAATGATCTTGCATTTTCTCACCTGAGATAGATGAAATATTCACACCAAACTCCTGCATTTGTTCCTCAGATATAAGTCTTAATAATACCTCTGTTCCCAAGAACCTTCGTCTGTTTAAACTTTCAGCTTTCATTGCCTGTTCTTCTGATTTAAATTTCACCAGTGCCTCTCCCAGACCAACTCCTTTGTCATCATAAAGCAAGTAAACATCATCCTCATCAATAGAAAACCCGGCAAAGAACTTTTGTACCTCAACTTTAGTGAcatcaaatggaaaatttcttatatatatgCACAGCTTTGGGCCAGAATGTCCTTCCCGGTAGTTTTTTTCTGGAATATGCCCAGGTCGTTCTCTCCCCACTGaccctgatctttttttttcataacattcaATGAATTTCAGCATTGTTTTTTTAGATATAGGATCAATAAGAACTTGAcgatgaaataatataaatttgtgtAAGGCGAGAGCAGAATTATAGTCTCTCAATGTCTTGAACATCACAAAGGCAGATCCTGTTCTTTTCTGATCCTTATACAAAAATTTAATCTGATCACTGGCCAGATCAGTATCTCTAAAGAAATTTTTTATATCTCTCTTCTCAACACTTAGtgacagattttttaaatgaacataaaATCCATATTTGTGAGGGGAACGGGAGCGTCTTTTCACTCTTCTTGGGGATTTTGATCGCGATCGTTTTTTTGAATGTGCATCATTTATTCCTCTTTGTGGAGAACGCTCTTCACTTCTGAAATGAACTTCATCCTTTATATCTACACTACCGCCACAGTCAATCCACTGTTGCTCTGAAGCTGGACTAACTTCAACAAATCTTGAACCCATGTAATGTCTATGGCGTTGAAGACCTCCTAAAGCATCATGAGATGTAGCAAATTTTACCAAGCAATCACCATTATTTCTGCCAGTTGgatgttttaataaaataactCCATCCACACATAATCCAGGAAAGAAAGCACGTACTTCATCTTCAGTTGCTGAGTATGGCAAACCACGTAAAAATAAGTAACGGTTATCTGATTTGAATGTACGTGTTTCTTTTCTTGGCCCCGTAATACCATGTCTTGTACCATTGGTATGAAAACCAGCCTCTGGATCATCAGAAGGATCATAGCCAggtttatttattcctttcttaatAGCCTCAACTAAATTAGATAGGCTGCCAACCCCTGATGCACCAGAACTACTAGATCCTGGTCTTTTGGAGCCTGATATCAGTTCTCTTCCTCCACGATCAAATCTTTTTCGTTTCATTTCTATGGTATTCTGCATTTCTGTCTTGCTGCTAAGAAAAAGCTCTACAGGGGAGTCCTTGATAAACCCTCCTGACCGACTCATGGCACGTCGTGCATCTTCATCTgttgcaaaaataataaaagcctCCCCAATTTCTCCTCCAATTATATGCACTCCTCCATCAGGAATATTCAATCCCGAGAAGAAGTGACGAATATCCACAGGCCCCGCAATAACAGGAAGCCCCTGTAAACGGATGACTACAGCCATGCTGAGCTCAAACCACAGCAATAATGACCTGCAGACAAAAAGGTACACATAATAGCAAGTCttacttttataatatcttaGCACAAACTAAACCTTTAATTACTAGTTTCTGTCTCATTCAAGATTTATGAATGAAAGCGAGACTCAAGTTCACAAAACATATTGATCCTATCTTATTCTTAAGAAATCATGGGAAGAACTTTAtcccaactaaaaaaaaagtaaaaacaacttCTTCCTCAAAGAAACATCCCATATCACCTGCCCTGCACAATCCAaatgccaaaatgaaaaaaaggaaaaaaaaatcaaatcttccATGGCATGGCTTCAGCCTGCCAAATGCTGCTTCATACCAAGACCAAACTCTTATTAGTTTGACTTAGAATTCTATCTCTCTTGCACTGAAAAGTCTTAACTGATAgaatattaaaagacaaaaataaaaactttagaattaaaataattcaccAACCATGATGAATTTTGTTCTCAGACAAGTTCTATCAGTGGATGATTTCTGCTCACCAATGTAAAACTACCTAGCAATGGCGCACTGTAGATCAGACTTAAAGAGCAGAAGTCATAGGTACCCAGGTGTACAATTCTATTTTTCCGGGTAGAGTTCTGTGAGAAAAGCCATGATCTTTGACAAGGCTCAGTGAAAAGCATTATGCTCTAGACAGCTTACCTgttggattatttattttttttctcgaAGACCTGATAATTCTGTAAAACCAACTTAActgtggaaagaaaatgaaacataattAATGCCTGCTCCATCTGTATTTTGTCTTAAACAATGCCAGATTACTGTAGAATGTCCATTTCAGTGGCTATAACACAATAGTGAAGCACTGTAAGGAACCACAATTATGGGcacatttttatgaaatattcttCTTTGTTCCAAGGGCAAATCAGGTCTCCTTCAGCAAAAAGCCACATACTGTgcctttgcttaattttttttttttaatataatctgATTGATTCCAttttagaagtagaaaagaaaatataaaatgagaaactgaggtcagCAAATGGTGAAAACATGCTTGAAATTACTTGATCATCAACTGTTCCATAATGAATTAGCTCCAAGACTGTTAGGAGGAAAACCCTCCATTAACTTCCATCCATGAAAGGAACAAAAATCCAGCTCACGTTATGACTAATATTCaaatcctctttcttcctcctctttgaaactaaccaaaataaaacaacagtCCAATCATtcaaaatatcaaggaaaagaaaCCATAAGAGACAATGCCTGGAATCTTTCTGTCATATGTAAACCACAAGTCCAATTCAACCAAATGTCATAACCTGTGACCCTTGCAGAAAAAATACTGTGCCTAACTTTCAGACAGAACCAAACTTTCACGTACccatctctttaaaaaaacaacaacaaaactagtCTTCATTAAAGTCTTGAAACAATTCCTACACCATCACTAAAATCAAATGAGTTTTTACTAACCAGGAACATAATATAGACTGGAACTACAGACAATTACTGATGCACAGAAAAATGTGattaactaaaaaactaccaCATAACAGTTCCCCAACAAATcagtgaaataaaacaaatatctgTAGAATACGATCTTAATTCATTTCAAAACAACTAAATTGCACTTATTTACAAAAAGTTCTAAATAaactacagaaaaaaaacaattgaaatacagTAACATCACATTAATTTGGAATATATCACGTTTACATATCACTTCAACTTTACATAGCACACTCCTCACAACAGTACTGTAAGATAAATTATACAATTTTATTCCCATCATAGACTGAGAGATGAAATATTACAGAAAAGTGAGACTCAGGCACGTTGAAGTGACTTTCTCATGATTCGGAAAATAAATACTAAGGCCAGAATTGAAACCAGGCCTTCTATTCCAAGGCCAGTGTACTTTTTATTTATGCTACACCAAACTTACTCTCAATGAAGGGAGTTTAAAGGAAGGGCAGTTTGAATTAGTCAAAGGTtcaaattatggaatatttttataaaagtgaTTTTACTACTTTTTCCAAGCCAAGCAGAACTAAAAAGCATGTCCAATTAAATGTCTTACCAAGCCTTATTTAATAAACAAAGAGGCTTCTTCTGTAAttaccttttattaaaaaaaaatttgaaacttgaAAACTGTTTGACTTTGGGAGATTAAATACACCCTCACTCCTTAACATTTTCATAACAGAAATGTTTAACTCAGTCTTTGCCTTGAATTAGGattaatttcaaattaatgaAGTTTACTGTAACTTTACTTGCCACCAAGAAAAAACTGCCAGGAATACtcctaatcttttctttttttgaaacaaTATCTAGAACACTCTGAAAGTAGCTATTAACACTCTAAGCAAACTTCTTTTGGCACTGGGTCTATACATAACTACAAAATTCCCTATTCTGCacaatgtacaaaaaaaattaacttttttataGGATGAAAACAGTATTAACTATGGCCACACCTTTATTCCTAAAGTAAGGTAAATGTATGCCtattagaaagaaaattcttttcttgTAGCAATATATATTCCctagaatatataaaagaaatttaagaccAAAGATTCTTGAAAGATACTAGGGGCAAAGTGTCAGGTTTATCTATCTCTAACGACACTGATATTGAAAACACTAAGCCATTTAAAGAAGTAGTTCAGTGAAGACTTAATGATTCCACTTAAGAATTATCctagagattctttttttaaggagtaGCAAGATGGTATTCTAAGGAAGCACCATAGCTACACCAAACATTCCAATATGTTTCATGAAAACACTTTGGTACTGAGAGTAGTGGGGAATGGGCAGTTTTTCACTATCCTAGTGAATCCTGTCTTGGAGACTAATCAAGCATATCCAAAGGCAAACTTTCAAAAGTTTGTCAAACTACCAAGTTACATCTTTAAATTAAGTTTCCATGTATGTCTAccctaataaaaaaatttttttaattaagacaAAATGACAGTAACACAAGACACATTCAACTGTACTCTGAAAATTAAGTAGAAAAATTTTAGTTTGCCTAGTTTTGTTGAGTTACAACATTTTGGTtacaacaaaaaaatctaaatgaaatctAGAAGTGGGGAGGCAGGTTACAAGAGTTCATTTAAAAGTGAACTCAACTGCAACAGACATCGAGTTTACACGACCACTCAAGCAAAAACAGTTTCACCAGTTCTTCCTACAAGATTGACAAATTAAAGTCTTCCTCCAATGTAAGCCAAAAAACACACACGAAAAACCATCACCTTTCAATTCTGGCATCAGTCCGCTCTACATTCCTTCAACTATAACACCATAAGTTTCCTTCCAGACAGGACGACTAAACCGTGATTTCCTCAGGCTCTCGGATCAAACGTGATTGCTCCTACAGCTCTTCAGCAAGCCCCACAACTCTACGGGTCTCTCTTCCTTTGCCACTCTCAATTAGTTTCTAGGATCGGTGGACTGCCTATCTGGGTGTCTTTGGGAACGGATCCCTCAAGTGAGCGCCAAAGCCAGACTGCCCAGAGCCTTAGTCTCCGATAGACACAAGAAAATAATGGAGACGATGGATTCCACGGGGTGCACGGGATTCCCCTCAACATCCTCCATCCTCCTTAAAGGGGGGTCCTCCAGGGGCCTCCATTACCACGGGTTCTAGAGCCAAATGCCGTTAGAGTCCGTCCACATTCCCAAGAGAGTCAAGCGGCTCCTTCGTTCCCGCCAGGCCAAGGTCGCCAGATGGGATCCGACGCCGTCCCCAAAGGCCTGGGGCCAGCCCCCAGGGTCAACCAAGCCTGACCTCGCAGGCGCCTCCGTCCGTCTCCCCGGCCGGGCCCGAGGGCACTCAGTCACTCGCTCCCCCCCGGGGAGGCTAGGACCCCTACCCAGCGGCTCGGCCAAGGTCGTCCGCTACTTCCATCCTACCTAACTCGGGGGAGCCGAGGGGAGGCGCGCGGccgccccctcctccctccccgaAATCGAGGCGGGCCTGGGCCTCCCCCGACCGTCACTACGCTGAAGGGCCGGAACCTCCGGCCTCAAAGCTCAGAGGAGGGTGTAACacggagagaggggaagggagagagagggagacggGCAGCGGCTGCCCGCGATCGGGAAGACCGCGCCGCGGGAGCCACGGCACGGTGCTCGTGTCGGGGGCGCTGCCCGCAGCAGTGGCGGCAGTTACTTCCTTGCGCGGCGGCCGCCGTCGCCACcgccgctgctgccgccgccgccgccgccgtttCCGCCGCTTCCTCCTCCAGAGCGGGCGGGCGGGCCCCGCCTCGGCCTCGGCCTCGGCTCGCTTCCTCCCCAATCCCCCTTAACCCCCCCACTTGACCGGACCCCTCCCACCATTCCTGGAGCCTGCAGCGTAGTTCTTCCACAACCCGGTTATAAACACACACCGCGGCTCCCGAGTCTCAAGCTCCCAGCCGAACCTGGGAGGTCTCCTTCTGCACCACAACCGCTTCCCGAGGAAATAAAAAGTGggggaggataaaaaaaaaaaagctccaacTCAGAGCAAGCTTACAACAAAATGGCGGCGACttctacccctccccccccacccggGGTCTCTCGACAAACCGACTTGCAGTTGGTCCGCTCATGCGCCTTCCCTTCTCGGAGCTCGCGctctccccctcctcccgccCCTCTCCATAGGGCAAAACGAGGCGCATGCGCATTCGGTCGCCGAACTcgttaaagtcttttttttttttttttttttcctcgaGGAAATCTGCCCCTTTCCTCTACTTCGTGACTATTACGCGTGCGCGTCGACGGCGTTTCTTTGCCTTTTGCTTTTTCGGCAATGCCTTGAGAGGAGCGGAAGAGTAGAAGTCAGTTAATTCGTAAACATTAAGTGCCTTCCACGTGCCGGGCGCTATGCTAAGCGCAGgggattttaagaaaaaaagtcttaacgggaggggggggggggagaacaatattaaaaaaaattcaataaaagcGGGATGGGGGAGGCGGCAAGAGAAAGTATCGAGGAGGAGTGATAAGAGTGCAGAACAGAATCCGCTTCGGAGCTCACGCCTCAGTACCCTctgctttttcctccttcctccctttcccaccGGGCGGCTCCATGGACTCCAGAAACTGGTAACTCTGCTAGACAAACGTAACTCTAATTGACACTTCCTCAGCATCCCTGCCCTTCTTTGATCAAAAGGCgtgagactttttttttggccGCTCCTCCCAGATCCTCAATttaagggggtggggagagtcagatactttattttttatctgaCTGCCCTCACTCTTTGTGATTAAGAAACTAATCGTTTTGTTAAAGAATTCAGCTGTAATTCACACCTTCTCTGCTGCCCTGTCTGTTCCTGCATCTGCCTCTGCCCCGGAGGGTTTCCCTAAATGTGAATGGAGAGGGACATTGAAGAGTTCCTATTAGAACACTCATCATTTAAGGAGAGCACCTGGGGAATTTACTTCCCTTTCTGATCTCCATGTTTCCAGAAACTGATCGTTCTGCAGAGATAAATTAAACTTTATAACTAACTTCATCATGCCCATTCCTAAGAGCTAAGAGTTGTCCTGCCCTTTTCAGTTCTTTGTGCTGTCTTCCTTCTTCTGAACTTTGTATTCCCAAGAGTTTAACACAGTGACACATTGACATTTACTATatgtctctccccatcccctttaaaaaaaaaatctggaattcaacaaatatttattaaaatgtaactaTACATTACACTATGTTAGGGATACAAAAGTGAATAAACAAAGGTGAGACCTTAGCCTACCTATGAGAATTTGGCTGTTATCTTTCGTGTTATTCCTTCAAGTGGTATCGTTCAAACCAGTGCACACAATATCTAATGTCACTCTagtctctggcttcctttaaatcctctGAAAGGGACCATTAAGGGAGAGAGATCTTCCTGCAAGGAACTAAAAGTCTGTCCTTGGACATTCCACTCCCAAATTGGAATAGTTCATACCATACTCCATTACCCAAGTGCTTAATTGCCTTTTTCTGATGAGATCTTTGATGGCATTTCTTTACttgattattattactaatattaattTTAGGTCTCTTTGTCATAGATAGAGCTTGTCATGATTGTGCTTCATAGTGAAAGGATTATAAATGGATAACATAGATTGT of the Sarcophilus harrisii chromosome 1, mSarHar1.11, whole genome shotgun sequence genome contains:
- the RBM12B gene encoding RNA-binding protein 12B, producing MAVVIRLQGLPVIAGPVDIRHFFSGLNIPDGGVHIIGGEIGEAFIIFATDEDARRAMSRSGGFIKDSPVELFLSSKTEMQNTIEMKRKRFDRGGRELISGSKRPGSSSSGASGVGSLSNLVEAIKKGINKPGYDPSDDPEAGFHTNGTRHGITGPRKETRTFKSDNRYLFLRGLPYSATEDEVRAFFPGLCVDGVILLKHPTGRNNGDCLVKFATSHDALGGLQRHRHYMGSRFVEVSPASEQQWIDCGGSVDIKDEVHFRSEERSPQRGINDAHSKKRSRSKSPRRVKRRSRSPHKYGFYVHLKNLSLSVEKRDIKNFFRDTDLASDQIKFLYKDQKRTGSAFVMFKTLRDYNSALALHKFILFHRQVLIDPISKKTMLKFIECYEKKRSGSVGRERPGHIPEKNYREGHSGPKLCIYIRNFPFDVTKVEVQKFFAGFSIDEDDVYLLYDDKGVGLGEALVKFKSEEQAMKAESLNRRRFLGTEVLLRLISEEQMQEFGVNISSISGEKMQDHSQTRDRDEHSHSVDTQGPSVHSFGPPGKFRHPPEDFRQQPDNFRHPSDDFRHPPDRHPPDDFRHPPDRHPPDDFRHPPDRHPPDDFRQPDNFRPPPDDFMCPPDDFRGPRPFMNFGPPEGEPFGRFDFGNNNMGGFPEGRFMSDPNFNCGSGRVTPIKIMNLPFKANVNEILDFFHGYGVIPESVSIQYNDQGLPLGEAIVAMVNYDEAMAAINDLNDRPVGPRKVKLILL